A genomic region of Paralichthys olivaceus isolate ysfri-2021 chromosome 18, ASM2471397v2, whole genome shotgun sequence contains the following coding sequences:
- the LOC109640303 gene encoding bile salt-activated lipase-like — protein sequence MMARLGLLVAFAVFLEVVSGASLGVVYTEGGMVQGENIRLGFRRHMDVFRGVPFADIPGRFEKPKRHPGWDGVLKATEFRKRCLQVNLIMTDTRGSEDCLYLNIWVPHGRSVSTDLPVMVWIYGGGFLAGGSMGANFLNNYLYSGQEIADRGNVIVVTLGYRVGTLGFLSTGDSSLPGNYGLWDQQAAIAWVHRNIRSFGGDPDNVTVFGESAGAASVSFQTLTPHNKGLFKRAISQSGVALCPWAINKNPRKFAEEVALKVNCPTGENMAACLKMTDPALLTLAGSLSLSSSPDSPVVGNLLLSPVIDGDFLPDAPHNLFHNAADIDYIAGINDMDGHLFTGLDVPSINSPLVDTSVDDVKRLLASYTKDKGKAGFDNAYSTYTSTWGSNPSRETIKRTVVEIGTDYIFLVPTQAALYLHAANATTGRTYSYLFSQPNRMGGIGRPYPSWMGADHADDLQYMFGKPFTTPLAYWPRHRDVSGYMIAYWTNFARTGDPNKGELSVPVTWPEFTITGHKFLDINSNMKNDSVGQKMRARHVHFWTSILPSLP from the exons CTTGGGGTTGTGTACACGGAGGGGGGGATGGTGCAGGGCGAGAACATTCGTCTTGGGTTCCGTCGTCACATGGACGTCTTCAGAGGGGTTCCCTTTGCTGACATCCCTGGAAGGTTTGAGAAGCCAAAGCGTCACCCTGGCTGGGACG GTGTCTTGAAGGCCACTGAGTTCAGAAAGAGATGCCTTCAGGTGAACCTCATCATGACCGATACCAGAGGGAGTGAGGACTGTCTTTACCTTAACATCTGGGTTCCCCATGGCCGCTCAG TCTCCACAGATCTGCCCGTCATGGTGTGGATCTATGGAGGAGGCTTCCTGGCCGGAGGCTCGATGGGTGCTAACTTCCTGAACAACTATCTGTACAGCGGCCAGGAGATTgcagacagaggaaatgttATTGTGGTGACTTTGGGATACCGTGTGGGAACTCTGGGCTTCCTGAGCACTGGAGACTCGAGCTTGCCCG GAAATTACGGTCTGTGGGACCAGCAGGCCGCCATCGCTTGGGTGCACAGGAACATCCGTTCATTTGGAGGAGACCCCGACAATGTCACCGTTTTCGGAGAGTCTGCAGGTGCAGCTAGTGTTAGCTTCCAG ACTCTCACTCCCCACAACAAAGGGTTGTTCAAGAGAGCCATCTCCCAGAGTGGAGTTGCCCTTTGCCCGTGGGCCATCAACAAGAACCCCCGCAAGTTTGCTGAGGAG gtcGCTCTGAAGGTCAACTGCCCCACGGGTGAAAATATGGCCGCTTGTTTGAAGATGACCGATCCTGCGCTCCTAACGTTGGCCGGCTCCCTCAGTCTGTCCAGCTCACCTGATA GCCCTGTCGTAGGAAACCTGCTCCTGTCTCCTGTGATCGATGGCGACTTCCTGCCTGATGCGCCTCACAACCTGTTCCACAATGCCGCTGACATTGACTACATCGCTGGAATCAACGACATGGATGGACACCTCTTCACGGGTTTAGATGTTCCTTCAATCAACTCTCCCCTGGTGGACACTTCTGT TGACGATGTGAAGAGGCTTCTGGCTTCATACACCAAGGATAAGGGCAAGGCTGGTTTTGACAACGCCTACTCCACATACACTTCAACCTGGGGATCAAATCCCAGCAGGGAAACCATCAAGAGAACTGTGGTGGAGATTGGAACAGACTACATTTTCCTGGTTCCTACACAGGCTGCTCTCTACCTTCATGCTGCCAATGCCAC aacTGGCCGTACCTACTCGTACTTATTCTCCCAGCCCAACCGTATGGGCGGCATTGGCAGACCCTACCCCAGCTGGATGGGAGCTGACCATGCTGATGACCTGCAGTACATGTTTGGAAAGCCTTTCACCACGCCACTGGCATACTGGCCTCGCCACCGTGACGTCTCCGGCTACATGATTGCCTACTGGACCAACTTCGCAAGAACTGG AGATCCCAACAAAGGAGAGCTAAGTGTGCCCGTCACCTGGCCCGAATTCACCATCACTGGACACAAGTTCCTGGATATCAATTCCAACATGAAGAATGACTCTGTGGGACAGAAGATGAGAGCGCGTCATGTTCATTTCTGGACCAGCATCCTGCCCAGCCTTCCCTAA